One Chaetodon trifascialis isolate fChaTrf1 chromosome 21, fChaTrf1.hap1, whole genome shotgun sequence genomic window carries:
- the prr15lb gene encoding proline-rich protein 15-like protein B: MADPSWWKLTFSRKKKSESKVLYEIPAEHGSNTGNNAPPADHVDSQFNARLEKIVDKSATKGRHVKVSHSGRFKEKKRVRATLTENPNLYPEHNLSNENHKAKD; this comes from the coding sequence ATGGCTGATCCAAGCTGGTGGAAGCTGACCTTCTCCCGCAAGAAGAAGTCTGAATCTAAGGTTCTGTACGAGATCCCGGCCGAGCACGGCAGCAACACCGGAAACAACGCCCCCCCTGCGGACCACGTGGACAGCCAGTTCAACGCCAGGCTGGAGAAGATTGTAGATAAATCCGCCACCAAGGGCCGCCACGTCAAGGTCTCCCACTCCGGACGCTtcaaggagaagaagagggtccGCGCCACGCTGACCGAGAACCCGAACCTGTACCCCGAGCACAACCTGAGCAACGAGAACCACAAAGCCAAAGACTGA